The following coding sequences are from one Triticum aestivum cultivar Chinese Spring chromosome 5A, IWGSC CS RefSeq v2.1, whole genome shotgun sequence window:
- the LOC123106789 gene encoding calcium-dependent protein kinase 29 isoform X1, translated as MGNCCVARPSFKRRGGGSPRQRGGRLGGANLRCLSTVSSVTDTPRATAQPPVTVLGKGLAAADNTEELLRRYQLGEELGRGEFGVTRRCMDAARGEKLACKSISKRKLRSSVDIEDVRREVAIMRSLPSHVNVVRLREAFEDGDSVHLVMEVCEGGELFDRIVVRGHYTERAAAAVMRTIMEVVQHCHQNGVMHRDLKPENFLYANASESSPLKVIDFGLSVCFKPGERFSEIVGSPYYMAPEVLKRNYGQEIDIWSAGVILYILLCGVPPFWAKTDEGIAQAIIRSRVDFEREPWPKVSDNAKELVSRMLENNPYARLTAQQVLEHPWIQNSTAAPNIPLGEAVRSRLKQFTVMNKFKKKALLVVAEYLPAEELEAITELFHMLDTNKDGHLTIEELRKGLQMIGNNVHDTDVDMLMEAADLDGNGTLDCKEFVTVSIHLKKIRSEEHLPKVFNYFDKNMSGFIEMEELKEALSPRGDQKAIEDIIFDVDIDKDGKISYEEFELMMKAGVDWRNASRQYSRAIFNTLSRKMFKDVSLKLDPSSLLGGAGKEQ; from the exons ATGGGCAACTGCTGTGTTGCCCGGCCATCTTTCAAGCGGCGTGGCGGTGGCTCTCCCAGGCAACGCGGCGGACGCCTAGGAGGCGCCAACCTCCGGTGCCTCTCCACGGTGTCCTCAGTCACTGACACGCCGCGTGCCACGGCCCAGCCGCCTGTAACCGTGCTTGGCAAGGGCCTGGCCGCGGCCGACAACACCGAGGAGCTCCTCCGGCGGTACCAGCTTGGCGAGGAGCTGGGGCGCGGCGAGTTTGGGGTGACGCGACGGTGCATGGACGCGGCAAGGGGAGAGAAGCTCGCGTGCAAGTCGATCAGCAAGCGGAAGCTCCGGAGCAGCGTCGACATCGAGGACGTGCGGCGCGAGGTAGCCATCATGCGGTCGCTGCCCTCGCATGTAAACGTCGTGCGGCTCCGTGAGGCGTTCGAGGACGGCGACTCCGTGCACCTGGTCATGGAGGTGTGCGAGGGGGGCGAGCTCTTCGACCGCATCGTCGTGCGCGGTCACTACACCGagcgtgctgccgccgctgtcatGCGCACTATCATGGAGGTCGTGCAG CATTGCCACCAGAACGGTGTTATGCACCGGGACCTTAAGCCTGAGAATTTCTTGTACGCCAATGCATCTGAGAGCTCCCCTCTCAAGGTTATCGACTTCGGACTCTCCGTGTGCTTCAAGCCAG GTGAAAGATTCAGTGAGATCGTCGGATCTCCCTATTACATGGCGCCTGAAGTCCTGAAGAGAAACTATGGACAGGAAATCGACATCTGGAGTGCAGGCGTCATATTGTATATCTTGCTATGTGGTGTCCCTCCATTCTGGGCCA AAACGGACGAAGGGATTGCGCAGGCCATCATCCGATCACGCGTCGACTTCGAGCGCGAGCCTTGGCCGAAGGTGTCAGACAACGCCAAGGAGCTTGTTAGCAGGATGCTTGAAAACAACCCTTATGCCAGATTGACGGCTCAACAAGTTTTAG AGCATCCATGGATACAGAATTCCACCGCTGCTCCAAACATTCCTCTTGGTGAAGCAGTAAGGTCAAGGCTAAAGCAATTCACTGTCATGAACAAGTTCAAGAAGAAGGCCTTGCTT GTGGTGGCGGAATACTTGCCTGCTGAAGAGCTGGAGGCAATCACGGAACTGTTCCACATGCTGGACACTAACAAGGATGGGCACCTGACAATTGAGGAGCTCAGGAAAGGTCTACAAATGATAGGGAACAATGTCCATGATACAGATGTGGATATGCTCATGGAAGCT GCAGACTTAGATGGAAATGGCACCTTGGACTGCAAGGAGTTTGTCACGGTCTCCATTCACCTGAAGAAAATCCGCAGCGAGGAACACCTCCCCAAGGTGTTCAACTACTTCGACAAGAACATGAGCGGGTTCATCGAGATGGAAGAGCTCAAGGAAGCGCTATCCCCAAGAGGCGACCAGAAGGCCATCGAGGACATCATCTTCGACGTTGACATTGACAAG GATGGCAAGATAAGCTATGAGGAGTTTGAGTTAATGATGAAAGCTGGAGTGGACTGGAGGAATGCATCACGACAGTACTCAAGAGCAATTTTCAATACCCTCAGCCGCAAGATGTTCAAGGACGTGTCTCTAAAGCTTGATCCCAGCAGCCTGCTAGGTGGTGCTGGGAAAGAACAATAG
- the LOC123106789 gene encoding calcium-dependent protein kinase 29 isoform X2 produces the protein MGNCCVARPSFKRRGGGSPRQRGGRLGGANLRCLSTVSSVTDTPRATAQPPVTVLGKGLAAADNTEELLRRYQLGEELGRGEFGVTRRCMDAARGEKLACKSISKRKLRSSVDIEDVRREVAIMRSLPSHVNVVRLREAFEDGDSVHLVMEVCEGGELFDRIVVRGHYTERAAAAVMRTIMEVVQHCHQNGVMHRDLKPENFLYANASESSPLKVIDFGLSVCFKPGERFSEIVGSPYYMAPEVLKRNYGQEIDIWSAGVILYILLCGVPPFWAKTDEGIAQAIIRSRVDFEREPWPKVSDNAKELVSRMLENNPYARLTAQQVLEHPWIQNSTAAPNIPLGEAVRSRLKQFTVMNKFKKKALLVVAEYLPAEELEAITELFHMLDTNKDGHLTIEELRKGLQMIGNNVHDTDVDMLMEAT, from the exons ATGGGCAACTGCTGTGTTGCCCGGCCATCTTTCAAGCGGCGTGGCGGTGGCTCTCCCAGGCAACGCGGCGGACGCCTAGGAGGCGCCAACCTCCGGTGCCTCTCCACGGTGTCCTCAGTCACTGACACGCCGCGTGCCACGGCCCAGCCGCCTGTAACCGTGCTTGGCAAGGGCCTGGCCGCGGCCGACAACACCGAGGAGCTCCTCCGGCGGTACCAGCTTGGCGAGGAGCTGGGGCGCGGCGAGTTTGGGGTGACGCGACGGTGCATGGACGCGGCAAGGGGAGAGAAGCTCGCGTGCAAGTCGATCAGCAAGCGGAAGCTCCGGAGCAGCGTCGACATCGAGGACGTGCGGCGCGAGGTAGCCATCATGCGGTCGCTGCCCTCGCATGTAAACGTCGTGCGGCTCCGTGAGGCGTTCGAGGACGGCGACTCCGTGCACCTGGTCATGGAGGTGTGCGAGGGGGGCGAGCTCTTCGACCGCATCGTCGTGCGCGGTCACTACACCGagcgtgctgccgccgctgtcatGCGCACTATCATGGAGGTCGTGCAG CATTGCCACCAGAACGGTGTTATGCACCGGGACCTTAAGCCTGAGAATTTCTTGTACGCCAATGCATCTGAGAGCTCCCCTCTCAAGGTTATCGACTTCGGACTCTCCGTGTGCTTCAAGCCAG GTGAAAGATTCAGTGAGATCGTCGGATCTCCCTATTACATGGCGCCTGAAGTCCTGAAGAGAAACTATGGACAGGAAATCGACATCTGGAGTGCAGGCGTCATATTGTATATCTTGCTATGTGGTGTCCCTCCATTCTGGGCCA AAACGGACGAAGGGATTGCGCAGGCCATCATCCGATCACGCGTCGACTTCGAGCGCGAGCCTTGGCCGAAGGTGTCAGACAACGCCAAGGAGCTTGTTAGCAGGATGCTTGAAAACAACCCTTATGCCAGATTGACGGCTCAACAAGTTTTAG AGCATCCATGGATACAGAATTCCACCGCTGCTCCAAACATTCCTCTTGGTGAAGCAGTAAGGTCAAGGCTAAAGCAATTCACTGTCATGAACAAGTTCAAGAAGAAGGCCTTGCTT GTGGTGGCGGAATACTTGCCTGCTGAAGAGCTGGAGGCAATCACGGAACTGTTCCACATGCTGGACACTAACAAGGATGGGCACCTGACAATTGAGGAGCTCAGGAAAGGTCTACAAATGATAGGGAACAATGTCCATGATACAGATGTGGATATGCTCATGGAAGCT ACTTAG